The genomic stretch CGCGACGTGATGTCGAGCGCGCTCTTCAGCTGCCGCGACACCGACACGCTGGCCACTGCCATGGACATCATGGGCGCATATCACGTGCGCCGCCTGCCGGTGCTGGACGGGGACGGACAGGTGGTCGGCTGGGTGACGCTGAGCGACATCTCGCGCCGCCTGCTGCTGGACACAGACACCATCCGCGAGGCGCTGAGCGAACTCAGCGCCAGCGGGCAGGACGTTTGAGGGGCTGCGGTCCTAAAGCCGCAACCCCATCTGCCGGTTCAGCCGGACCACCAGATCGGCCGGGAGACCCAGGCGCTGGGCGAGATAGCGCAGGTAGGAGCGGTTGATGGGCGCGTTCTTGTCGACTGTCGCCAGCGATACGGCATAGAAACACGCGGCCAGCCGTGGGGTATCGATACGGCGGACCAGCCCCTCAAGGCATTGCGGCTCCTCGACCATCCGCTCCAGCCGTGTCCGGCTTTCTTCGTCGAGGCTGCTGGTTTGGAGCCTGCCGCGGATCCGGCCCAGCTCCGTCGCATCCAGTTCGCCATCGGCTTGGGCTGCTGTGGCCATGGCGAGAACCAGAATATGGGTCTCCTGCGCGCTGGCGGTTCGGAAGTCGGAGGGCGCCCGGTCGAGCAACTGGTGACGGTTGCGCAGATGGGCGTCGAGGATTTGCCGGGCCAGCATGCCATGCAGCGCCGGTTCATGACCGGGATGGAGCTTTGCCGGTGCGGGGTCGGCCGCCGTGTCAACTATGGGGCCGCCATCCGCGAGGGGAGTTTCCGGCGTGCCGCCGAACAGGCGCTTCAGAAGGCCGGTCTGGGGAGCGTTGAGCATTCCGCGGCTACTCCCCGGCCGGCTGTGGCCGGCGTTGCATGGCAGTATCGATCTGGCTCAGCAGACGGGAGAAGTCGACCGGTTTGGGGTGATAGTCGTCGCAGCCCGCCTGCAAGGTCTTCTCGCGGTCGCCGGACATGGCGTGGGCGGTCAGCGCGATGATCGGG from Azospirillum sp. TSH100 encodes the following:
- a CDS encoding CBS domain-containing protein; this encodes MLVSEIMAKALEFISPDATVQDAATLMGELDVGALPVGSADDLVGILTDRDILFRVVAEGGDNTRMRVRDVMSSALFSCRDTDTLATAMDIMGAYHVRRLPVLDGDGQVVGWVTLSDISRRLLLDTDTIREALSELSASGQDV
- a CDS encoding DUF533 domain-containing protein; this translates as MLNAPQTGLLKRLFGGTPETPLADGGPIVDTAADPAPAKLHPGHEPALHGMLARQILDAHLRNRHQLLDRAPSDFRTASAQETHILVLAMATAAQADGELDATELGRIRGRLQTSSLDEESRTRLERMVEEPQCLEGLVRRIDTPRLAACFYAVSLATVDKNAPINRSYLRYLAQRLGLPADLVVRLNRQMGLRL